In Humulus lupulus chromosome 6, drHumLupu1.1, whole genome shotgun sequence, a single genomic region encodes these proteins:
- the LOC133781343 gene encoding uncharacterized protein LOC133781343 isoform X3: MGSYSSCIFHGHTDMAFCTIFGGIYGILQHLGEGTSRPTHYHVLFDENNFPADALQDGRSNVPSTLLTPHTLRADSALPCPTLCTTKVTTQKMETILTSSEQFLVDPTPFSRILQAKDTK, encoded by the exons ATGGGCTCCTATAGTAGTT GTATATTTCATGGACACACAGATATGGCATTCTGTACAATATTTGGTGGAATTTATGGTATTTTGCAACACCTTGGTGAG GGAACCAGTCGGCCTACTCACTACCATGTCTTGTTTGATGAGAACAATTTCCCTGCTGATGCCTTGCAA gatgGAAGGAGCAATGTGCCAAGTACTCTCCTTACTCCACATACTTTGAGGGCAGACTCAGCTCTACCATGCCCAACTCTGTGTACAACCAAAGTAACAACTCAGAAAATGGAAACCATTCTAACATCATCTGAACAG tttttggtGGATCCTACTCCATTTTCTAGGATCTTGCAGGCAAAGGACACCAAGTGA
- the LOC133783592 gene encoding uncharacterized protein LOC133783592, giving the protein MDHEHGMGATEGSCSNKYEQEMAQLRAVVNRQAEQIEKLLAKQRQRQAPTPPTETPTPPQAPPPLAPPAVHPMEPLYERFRKQRPPVFEGSTDPLDAQDWKSSLEDIFEFMQLSDREKVSCAAHTLKKDAKIWWEVVKQTREVNQMTWAEFELVFNEKFYNEAVLTAKVSEFTRLQQGNLSVAEYARTFDRLAKFAPDLVNTETSRVNRFLEGLQPELARDVDMGPKAATSMPRRDTPFNKEQSRFHNDNKRGAQNFQFRQGQNKKFKGGQQNRQPGFQQMPRCQTCGKNHFGECRLLTKSCFKCGKGDNFIKDCPLMKNQQMKDEPQRTNARVFTITQADADTNNSVVSGDIFASGILTHALIDSGATHSFASLTYVKRLGRSCEKLSEVFSTMLPSGEILYSTHWLRGVPICIDGRELYADLIMLEMADYEARRLLESGCVGYLASVVDTYKEQKLKPEDVPGV; this is encoded by the exons ATGGATCATGAACATGGAATGGGGGCTACTGAAGGCTCTTGCAGCAATAAATATGAACAAGAAATGGCTCAACTTCGAGCGGTGGTGAATAGACAGGCTGAACAAATTGAGAAGTTGTTAGCAAAACAACGACAAAGGCAAGCACCAACACCACCTACTGAAACTCCAACACCTCCACAAGCTCCACCTCCACTAGCTCCACCTGCAGTGCACCCCATGGAACCATTATATGAACGGTTCCGAAAACAACGCCCACCAGTATTTGAAGGTAGCACTGACCCACTTGACGCACAAGACTGGAAGAGTTCTTTAGAAGACATCTTTGAGTTCATGCAACTAAGTGACAGGGAAAAAGTTTCTTGTGCTGCACATACACTTAAAAAGGATGCTaagatctggtgggaagtggttaaGCAGACTAGAGAAGTGAATCAGATGACTTGGGCAGAATTTGAACTGGTCTTCAATGAGAAGTTTTATAATGAAGCTGTGTTGACTGCCAAAGTAAGTGAGTTCACTAGATTGCAACAGGGGAATCTATCAGTGGCTGAGTACGCCAGGACATTTGAccggttagccaagtttgcaccagacttgGTTAACACTGAAACTAGTAGAGTGAATCGCTTCCTGGAGGGTCTACAACCAGAATTGGCTAGAGATGTAGATATGGGAC ctAAAGCTGCTACTAGCATGCCTCGTAGAGACACTCCATTCAACAAAGAACAAAGCCGCTTTCACAATGACAACAAAAGAGGGGCCCAGAATTTCCAATTTAGACAAGGACAGAATAAGAAATTTAAAGGAGGTCAGCAAAATAGGCAACCTGGATTCCAACAAATGCCACGATGTCAAACTTGTGGAAAGAATCATTTCGGGGAGTGCAGGCTTCTAACTAAGAGCTGCTTCAAATGTGGCAAGGGGGATAATTTTATCAAAGATTGTCCATTGATGAAGAACCAACAAATGAAGGATGAACCTCAGAGGACAAATGCTAGGGTGTTCACGATTACTCAGGCTGATGCTGATACCAACAACTCTGTTGTGTCAGGTGATATTTTTGCATCTGGTATTCTCACTCATGCATTAATAGATTCAGGTGCCACGCATTCATTTGCATCATTGACATATGTAAAAAGGTTGGGTAGATCGTGTGAAAAATTGTCAGAagtttttagtacaatgttaccatcTGGAGAGATTCTGTATTCTACTCATTGGTTGAGGGGGGTTCCTATTTgcattgatggtagggaattatatgCTGATCTAATAATGTTAGAGATGGCCGATTATGag GCCAGGCGACTGTTGGAAAGTGGATGTGTGGGTTATctcgccagtgtggttgacacgtaTAAGGAGCAAAAGTTAAAACCGGAAGATGTACCG ggtgtttaa